Proteins from one Neodiprion fabricii isolate iyNeoFabr1 chromosome 5, iyNeoFabr1.1, whole genome shotgun sequence genomic window:
- the LOC124182291 gene encoding cyclin-T isoform X4 translates to MCLQYKPTVVACFCIHLACKWSNWEIPQSNEGKHWFWYVDRSVTSELLQQLTAEFLHIFDKCPSRLKKKIMSISANQSPNMSHASLSNSPYDLEARKIQSPVSALDGGPTFQLNRTHHTERSDDKKNTSSLGRPPVDYREHREKKERERLEREKAATTVQGHSHHHKPVPSGAQIMGKHSVPQTGQKPHAHHNHHHLKPAPQLPASQYPSSSRHSGYSQTQRESSRDPARQRMPREYNSSSGTSGGTVFTHGGHGVPVSENSGGSAMIDPMLGRNDQGITGETSSQDKQGSNNSHGVPHTVHYLTDNKHLQPVGTEKRQYDPARHKPPDHRKEESQKLYSKYAGEGSRVDRQKKQPDILEQRCEEVRKLIEKPLPLSLTTQKSKEEYPTNMSTKQSHHHGKVQGNPVVVLNQMKGQSFGGREKSPGNPASAGQQMLSKSKPMQGQYSGHHGVAQIMKETVRNGNAGSPGSTTTPMPLSIDDIKTDKKPRPEELERIPAVYLSTHQTPPGSKHRSLFSPEKSVPNVRESSSHSQRAKPKQKTPPSAARTIKQEPISMKQEPIDLVSPFASPPGALHHPGDHPAMSFKRGVNELAATSSSHKRHRASSVCEPEQPPRVRGEDAGGLDAVKSLGRIPELIQPIRDNSTPSNGKSASVASDLKPPELIKPFEPEPQGATSATNTSSLITQGSAMIQQPLSNGYDPSRLIRQDFNEKREPEHPEYLPPLKSARSISALLQENTPPPIPSLLQQQMQQQQLQQQQQIDAPSIERVSEAPAGASATVQSAQVPVTQPVATAAAEEKRSEHHKSEKKKKKEKHKHKDRDKGKEERKHKHKHKDREKEKHHRDKERSGEDPLTNPPTSGSTTVPIKITIPKDKINLGGGGDASLTHTPSEGSSLKIKIPKERLKGGENTGGGEAQVQAPLKIKIRTGPGIGNNSNEGRKRERDSDAASPTGGVPPSKKHSQAVTGASTMILAAGNYQQQPRQQGLGERQQNGRHYTGGNTTGNNKEKHSSSSSSSSSYYKTSSKSSTQHSSHPT, encoded by the exons ATGTGTCTTCAGTATAAGCCGACAGTCGTTGCTTGCTTCTGCATTCACCTTGCCTGCAAATGGTCCAATTGGGAG ATACCGCAAAGCAACGAGGGAAAACATTGGTTTTGGTACGTTGATAGGTCGGTAACATCTGAACTGCTTCAGCAGTTGACCGCAGAGTTTCTTCACATATTCGACAAATGCCCATCGAGGctcaaaaagaaaatcatgaGCATATCTGCAAACCAGAGTCCAAACATGAGCCATGCCAGCTTGTCGAATTCACCTTAC gATCTGGAGGCTCGCAAGATTCAGTCTCCGGTCTCCGCCTTGGATGGAGGACCAACTTTCCAGTTAAATAGAACGCATCACACGGAGCGTTCGGATGACAAGAAAAACACTTCATCTTTGGGAAGACCGCCGGTCGACTACCGCGAGCATAGAGAGAAGAAGGAACGGGAACGTTTGGAGCGTGAAAAGGCTGCCACGACAGTTCAGGGTCACTCTCATCATCACAAACCAGTTCCATCCGGTGCTCAGATTATGGGAAAACACTCTGTGCCCCAGACGGGTCAAAAACCACACGCGCATCACAATCACCACCACCTTAAGCCCGCCCCTCAGCTTCCAGCGTCACAGTATCCCTCATCCTCGAGGCATTCCGGATACAGTCAGACCCAGAGAGAATCTAGCCGCGATCCTGCGCGGCAAAGAATGCCCAGGGAATATAATTCGAGCAGCGGAACAAGCGGAGGGACAGTTTTTACTCATGGAGGACACGGCGTACCTGTTTCCGAAAATTCCGGGGGGTCAGCTATGATCGATCCCATGTTGGGAAGAAACGACCAGGGAATTACCGGCGAAACCTCCTCGCAGGATAAACAGGGAAGTAACAACAGCCACGGCGTTCCTCACACGGTTCACTATTTGACTGACAACAAACACCTTCAGCCTGTCGGCACTGAGAAGCGACAATACGATCCAGCGAGACACAAGCCACCTGATCACAGAAAGGAGGAATCGCAGAAACTGTACAGCAAATATGCCGGGGAAGGTTCCAGAGTCGATAGACAGAAGAAACAGCCGGATATATTGGAACAGAGGTGCGAAGAGGTGAGGAAGCTGATTGAAAAACCTCTGCCGTTATCATTAACGACTCAGAAAAGCAAAGAGGAATATCCCACAAATATGAGCACCAAGCAGTCGCACCATCACGGTAAAGTGCAAGGGAATCCCGTTGTTGTTTTGAACCAGATGAAGGGGCAGTCGTTTGGGGGGCGGGAAAAATCGCCCGGAAACCCGGCGTCGGCAGGCCAACAGATGCTCAGTAAATCGAAGCCCATGCAGGGACAGTATTCCGGTCATCACGGCGTTGCTCAGATCATGAAAGAGACCGTCCGCAACGGAAACGCTGGATCACCGGGATCGACAACAACACCAATGCCCCTCAGTATCGACGATATTAAAACAGACAAAAAACCAAGGCCTGAGGAATTGGAACGAATTCCCGCGGTGTATTTGTCTACTCATCAAACACCGCCTGGATCTAAACATCGATCGCTATTCAGCCCTGAGAAATCAGTACCGAATGTAAGAGAGTCGTCGAGTCATTCGCAGAGGGCGAAACCTAAGCAGAAAACACCACCGTCCGCAGCTAGGACCATAAAGCAGGAACCGATTAGTATGAAGCAAGAACCGATCGACCTCGTATCTCCTTTCGCCAGTCCTCCCGGAGCTTTGCATCATCCCGGCGATCATCCGGCTATGTCTTTTAAAAGAGGTGTCAACGAACTCGCTGCCACGTCTTCGTCGCACAAGAGACACAGAGCATCGTCTGTGTGTGAGCCGGAACAACCGCCTAGGGTTAGAGGCGAGGATGCAGGTGGACTCGACGCCGTGAAAAGTCTTGGAAGAATCCCAGAACTGATACAGCCTATCAGAGATAACTCTACTCCGTCGAATGGTAAGAGTGCCTCTGTTGCGAGCGATTTGAAGCCTCCAGAACTCATAAAACCCTTCGAACCAGAACCTCAGGGCGCCACTAGTGCTACGAATACGTCCTCCCTAATTACCCAAGGCTCTGCTATGATTCAGCAGCCACTCTCCAATGGGTACGATCCGTCCAGATTGATCCGGCAAGACTTTAACGAGAAGCGGGAACCCGAGCACCCGGAATATTTGCCACCACTGAAGTCTGCGAGAAGCATAAGCGCTCTGCTCCAAGAAAATACACCGCCGCCGATACCCTCACTGCTTCAACAGCaaatgcagcagcagcaattacagcagcagcagcaaatTGATGCTCCGTCGATTGAGAGAGTTTCCGAAGCGCCTGCGGGAGCCTCTGCGACGGTGCAAAGTGCTCAAGTACCCGTAACGCAACCTGtcgcaacagcagcagcagaagaGAAGAGGTCTGAGCACCACaaaagtgaaaagaagaagaagaaggaaaagcaCAAACACAAGGACAGGGACAAGGGGAAGGAGGAGCGGAAACACAAGCACAAACACAAAGATCGCGAAAAGGAGAAACACCACAGGGACAAAGAGAGGAGTGGGGAAGATCCGTTGACAAATCCACCCACCTCCGGCTCTACGACTGTACCTATTAAGATCACTATACCGAAAGACAAGATAAACCTCGGTGGCGGCGGGGATGCCAGTTTGACGCACACGCCCTCCGAGGGCTCCAGCCTTAAGATAAAGATACCGAAAGAGCGTCTTAAGGGGGGGGAAAATACTGGAGGTGGTGAAGCTCAGGTCCAGGCGCCTCTCAAAATCAAGATACGGACGGGACCTGGGATTGGGAATAATAGCAACGAGGGGAGGAAACGGGAACGTGATTCCGACGCTGCTAGTCCGACAGGCGGCGTGCCGCCGTCCAAGAAACACTCGCAGGCCGTGACGGGTGCCTCGACGATGATCCTCGCAGCCGGAAACTATCAGCAGCAGCCGCGTCAGCAAGGACTCGGCGAAAGGCAGCAAAATGGCCGGCACTACACGGGGGGAAACACTACCGGAAACAATAAG GAAAAGCATtcgtcgtcctcctcctcctcgtcttcctACTACAAGACTTCGAGCAAGTCCTCTACGCAGCACTCGTCCCATCCGACGTAG